Proteins from a single region of Stigmatella erecta:
- the ptsP gene encoding phosphoenolpyruvate--protein phosphotransferase produces the protein MLTLNRDDVRLGCHAADWREALAQAAQSLTEAHRVSAEYREGLLAREAQSSTYLGNGIAIPHGTPESRRYVRSTGVRVLQFPEGLTWHDGHRVHLLVTIAAQSDEHLDILRQLTHVLEREGVSEALARATNAEEVIALLSRVPVTAKLDAETLCLGLPVRDRLELALIAAARLRHAGCVDAGFVAAIAGQTPVSLGQGLWLVYGTSGVTSPGLALATPERRLQDDTGETTGVFCLAAQGEAHRSLLERLDGMLARGDGAQLASLPAEQILSRLAGESAQAQTARVRLLNAHGLHARPAKELVQVARTQPMPVRVRLLEGSGEAVSAVSLTKVIGLGARRGQTLVFSAEGEGAAQAVSALAEAVRGGLGEPVTPFQETREEAPARAAVQASVVPPGADEQLTAIPASPGIAIAPAYVMRLPTFRYPERADNAARERQRLEKALQEAHHQLAALVKRTAGGEVAQILSIHSEMLEDPALREAALEAIGEGLSAEAGWWRAIDTAARAQEALTDRLLAERAADLRDVGRRVLGLLCGVEMPAPPDQPYILVADDVGPSDVARLDTAKVRGLVTARGGATSHSAILARALGIAAAVGAGERVLALNSGVELIVDGEHGRIVASPTPERRQRSERRLQEQQELQRAAYGQRHEEARTRDGHRVEVGANLGDTAHAADAVERGAEGVGLLRTEFVFMAHPQMPDLATQIAEYGEAFDALAGRPLVARTLDVGGDKPLAYWPMPKEDNPFLGVRGIRLTLTRPEIFEMQLRALLTAAKSRPVRIMFPMVKDIEEFRAGKALFDRVQAEVKAPDVQLGVMIEVPSCALLAPTLAKEVDFFSIGTNDLTQYTLAIDRGHPMLSAQSDALHPAVLQLIRLTVEAAHAEGRWVGVCGELGSDPLAIPVLVGLGVDELSVSSRSVPMVKARIRGLTLTQARELAALALRQSTAAAVREALEAV, from the coding sequence ATGCTCACGCTGAATCGGGACGATGTCCGGTTGGGCTGCCACGCCGCGGACTGGCGCGAGGCCCTGGCGCAAGCCGCCCAGTCCCTGACCGAGGCCCACCGCGTGTCGGCGGAGTACCGCGAGGGGCTCCTGGCCCGCGAGGCCCAGTCCTCCACCTATCTCGGCAACGGCATCGCCATCCCGCACGGCACCCCGGAGAGCCGGCGCTACGTGCGCTCCACCGGGGTGCGGGTGCTCCAGTTTCCCGAGGGGCTCACCTGGCACGATGGCCACCGGGTCCACCTGCTGGTGACCATCGCCGCGCAGTCGGATGAGCACCTCGACATCCTGCGGCAGCTCACCCACGTGCTGGAGCGGGAGGGGGTCTCCGAGGCGCTGGCCCGGGCCACGAACGCCGAGGAGGTCATCGCCCTGCTGTCGCGCGTCCCCGTGACGGCGAAGCTCGATGCGGAGACGCTGTGTCTGGGCCTGCCGGTGCGGGACCGTCTGGAGCTGGCGCTGATCGCCGCCGCCCGGCTGCGCCATGCCGGGTGTGTGGACGCGGGCTTCGTGGCCGCCATCGCCGGGCAGACGCCCGTGTCCCTGGGCCAGGGGCTCTGGCTCGTGTACGGCACCTCGGGCGTCACCTCCCCGGGCCTGGCGCTGGCGACCCCCGAGCGGCGGCTCCAGGATGACACCGGGGAGACCACCGGGGTCTTCTGTCTGGCGGCCCAGGGGGAGGCGCATCGCTCACTCCTGGAGCGCCTCGATGGAATGCTCGCGCGGGGGGATGGGGCGCAGTTGGCCAGTCTGCCCGCGGAGCAGATCCTCTCGCGCCTCGCGGGCGAGTCCGCCCAGGCCCAGACCGCCCGGGTGCGCTTGCTCAACGCGCACGGCTTGCACGCGAGGCCCGCCAAGGAGCTGGTGCAGGTGGCCCGCACCCAGCCCATGCCCGTCCGGGTGCGCCTCCTGGAGGGCAGTGGCGAGGCGGTCTCCGCCGTCAGCCTGACCAAGGTCATCGGGCTGGGCGCGCGCCGGGGACAGACGCTCGTGTTCTCCGCCGAGGGCGAAGGGGCCGCGCAAGCCGTCTCGGCGCTGGCGGAGGCGGTGCGCGGCGGACTGGGAGAGCCCGTGACGCCCTTCCAGGAGACGCGGGAGGAGGCCCCTGCCCGTGCCGCCGTCCAGGCTTCCGTGGTCCCACCAGGGGCGGATGAGCAGCTGACGGCCATTCCCGCCTCGCCTGGCATCGCGATCGCCCCTGCCTACGTGATGCGGCTTCCCACGTTCCGTTACCCGGAGCGGGCGGACAATGCCGCGCGGGAGCGTCAGCGGCTCGAAAAGGCACTCCAGGAGGCCCACCACCAGCTCGCGGCGCTGGTGAAGCGCACGGCCGGGGGCGAGGTGGCCCAGATTCTATCGATCCATTCGGAGATGCTGGAGGACCCCGCGCTGCGCGAGGCAGCCCTCGAAGCCATCGGCGAAGGGCTGTCGGCGGAAGCAGGCTGGTGGCGGGCCATCGACACGGCGGCCCGGGCCCAGGAAGCGCTCACGGACCGGCTGCTCGCCGAACGCGCGGCGGACCTCCGGGACGTGGGCCGCCGGGTGCTGGGGCTGCTCTGCGGCGTCGAGATGCCGGCGCCCCCGGATCAGCCCTACATCCTGGTGGCCGATGACGTGGGGCCGTCCGATGTGGCCCGGCTCGACACGGCGAAGGTCCGGGGGCTCGTCACGGCCCGGGGCGGCGCCACCTCCCACAGCGCCATTCTCGCCCGCGCGCTCGGCATCGCGGCGGCGGTAGGCGCGGGCGAGCGTGTGCTCGCGTTGAACTCCGGCGTCGAGCTGATCGTCGATGGGGAGCATGGGCGCATCGTCGCCTCCCCTACCCCCGAGCGCCGCCAGCGCAGCGAGCGCCGCCTCCAGGAACAGCAGGAGCTTCAGCGGGCGGCCTATGGCCAGCGCCACGAGGAGGCCCGTACCCGCGATGGCCACCGCGTCGAAGTGGGCGCGAACCTCGGGGACACGGCGCACGCGGCGGATGCCGTGGAGCGCGGCGCCGAGGGCGTGGGCCTGCTGCGCACCGAGTTCGTGTTCATGGCCCACCCCCAGATGCCGGATCTGGCGACCCAGATCGCCGAGTACGGGGAGGCCTTCGATGCGCTGGCGGGCCGTCCCCTGGTGGCACGGACCCTCGATGTCGGCGGGGACAAGCCACTCGCGTACTGGCCCATGCCCAAGGAGGACAACCCCTTCCTCGGCGTGCGCGGCATCCGCCTCACGCTGACGCGGCCCGAGATCTTCGAGATGCAGCTGCGCGCGCTGCTGACCGCTGCGAAGAGCCGCCCGGTGCGCATCATGTTCCCCATGGTGAAGGACATCGAGGAGTTCCGGGCGGGCAAGGCCCTCTTCGATCGCGTCCAGGCGGAGGTGAAGGCCCCCGACGTCCAGCTCGGGGTGATGATCGAAGTGCCGTCCTGCGCGTTGCTCGCCCCCACGCTCGCCAAGGAGGTCGACTTCTTCTCCATCGGCACGAACGATCTCACCCAGTACACGCTCGCCATCGACCGCGGCCACCCGATGCTGTCCGCGCAGTCGGATGCCCTGCACCCCGCGGTGCTCCAGCTCATCCGGCTGACCGTCGAAGCGGCCCATGCGGAGGGCCGCTGGGTGGGTGTCTGCGGCGAGCTCGGCTCGGACCCACTGGCCATCCCGGTGCTGGTGGGGCTGGGCGTGGACGAGCTGTCCGTCAGCAGCCGCAGCGTGCCCATGGTGAAGGCGCGGATTCGCGGGCTGACGCTGACACAGGCCCGCGAGCTGGCCGCGCTCGCGCTGCGCCAATCCACCGCCGCCGCCGT